A portion of the Micromonospora vinacea genome contains these proteins:
- the aroC gene encoding chorismate synthase, protein MLRWLTAGESHGPALVAMMEGVPAGIEVTTTEIADELARRRLGYGRGARMSFERDEVELLGGLRHGVTLGSPVAIRVGNSEWPKWQTVMAADPVDPDELARQARNAPLTRPRPGHADLAGMQKYGHTDARPILERASARETAARVAVGTVAKALIRQALGIEIVSHVIELGPVAAKPGLRPTPSDAARIDADPLRCLDPEASALMVAEVDAAKKAADTLGGVVEVLAYGVPPGLGSHVQWDRKLDARLATALMSIQAIKGVEIGDGWQQARSRGSEAHDEIIPSATGVRRVTDRAGGLEGGITTGEPLRVRAAMKPISSLNRALATVDVTTGEPATAINQRSDVCAVPAAAVVAEAMVALVLAEAATEKFGGDSIAEIRRNLAGYLDALVIR, encoded by the coding sequence GTGTTGCGCTGGCTGACTGCAGGTGAATCGCATGGTCCCGCCCTCGTCGCGATGATGGAGGGGGTGCCGGCCGGCATCGAGGTGACCACCACCGAGATCGCCGACGAGCTGGCCCGTCGGCGACTGGGCTACGGCCGGGGTGCCCGGATGTCGTTCGAGCGGGACGAGGTCGAGCTTCTCGGCGGCCTGCGGCACGGCGTGACACTGGGCAGCCCGGTGGCGATCCGGGTCGGCAACTCCGAGTGGCCGAAGTGGCAGACCGTGATGGCCGCCGACCCGGTCGACCCCGACGAGCTGGCCCGGCAGGCCCGCAACGCCCCGCTGACCCGCCCCCGGCCGGGCCACGCGGACCTGGCCGGCATGCAGAAGTACGGCCACACCGACGCCCGGCCCATCCTGGAACGCGCCAGCGCCCGGGAGACCGCCGCCCGGGTGGCCGTCGGCACCGTCGCCAAGGCGCTGATCCGCCAGGCGCTCGGCATCGAGATCGTCTCGCACGTCATCGAGCTGGGCCCGGTGGCCGCGAAGCCCGGGCTGCGTCCGACGCCGTCCGACGCCGCCCGGATCGACGCCGACCCGCTGCGCTGCCTCGACCCGGAGGCCAGCGCCCTGATGGTCGCCGAGGTCGATGCCGCGAAGAAGGCCGCCGACACCCTCGGCGGCGTGGTCGAGGTGCTGGCGTACGGGGTGCCACCGGGGCTGGGCAGCCACGTGCAGTGGGACCGCAAGCTCGACGCCCGGCTGGCCACCGCGCTGATGTCCATCCAGGCGATCAAGGGCGTGGAGATCGGCGACGGCTGGCAGCAGGCCCGGTCCCGCGGCTCCGAGGCGCACGACGAGATCATCCCGTCGGCCACCGGCGTCCGCCGGGTCACCGACCGGGCCGGCGGGCTGGAGGGTGGCATCACCACCGGCGAGCCGCTGCGGGTCCGCGCCGCGATGAAGCCGATCTCCTCGCTGAACCGGGCACTGGCCACGGTGGACGTCACCACCGGCGAGCCGGCCACCGCCATCAACCAGCGTTCCGACGTCTGCGCGGTGCCCGCCGCGGCGGTCGTCGCCGAGGCGATGGTGGCGCTGGTGCTCGCCGAGGCGGCCACCGAGAAGTTCGGTGGGGACTCGATCGCCGAGATCCGTCGCAACCTGGCCGGGTACCTCGACGCGCTGGTCATCCGCTGA
- a CDS encoding shikimate kinase, protein MAPVVVLVGAPGCGKTTVGRALAATLGVEFRDTDTDIEQMAGKPIPEIFIDEGEAHFRTLERAAVAAALAAGTGVLALGGGAVLAEETRAALIGHRVVHLSVELPDAVWRVGLGAGRPLLAINPRATLKHLMDQRRPLYAEVATETVVTDGRAPAQVVAEIAALLPR, encoded by the coding sequence ATGGCACCGGTCGTCGTGCTGGTCGGCGCGCCCGGCTGCGGCAAGACCACAGTGGGGCGGGCGCTCGCCGCCACCCTCGGCGTGGAGTTCCGCGACACCGACACCGACATCGAGCAGATGGCCGGGAAGCCGATCCCGGAGATCTTCATCGACGAGGGTGAGGCGCACTTCCGTACCTTGGAACGGGCTGCCGTGGCTGCGGCGCTGGCCGCCGGCACGGGCGTGCTCGCCCTCGGCGGCGGCGCGGTGCTGGCCGAGGAGACCCGGGCGGCCCTGATCGGGCACCGGGTGGTGCACCTCTCGGTCGAGTTGCCCGACGCGGTGTGGCGGGTCGGGCTCGGCGCCGGCCGGCCGCTGCTGGCGATCAACCCCCGGGCCACCCTCAAGCACCTGATGGATCAGCGCCGGCCGCTCTACGCCGAGGTGGCCACCGAGACGGTGGTCACCGACGGACGGGCCCCGGCACAGGTCGTCGCCGAGATCGCCGCCCTGCTCCCGCGCTGA
- a CDS encoding IS110 family transposase — protein sequence MAQIVERVTDRYDVVVGVDTHTDTHTAAVLDRFGAVLAQVTVSTDPDGLSQLVAFAAAHTPPDGRRLWAVEGTRAHGQGLCRLLSAAGEPVCEAPKPAPAARRRGGKSDQLDAVAAAHAVLALSTDHIAVPRSDGPREALRLLLVCRRHHSDTRTATVNLVKALILTADDALRHALRGLSTTHQIARLAALDLPESTHLPTEEHTRRRELGTLARHIHTLDAALADNHRRLRALVTELCPPLLDQPGVGPVTAAIALTAWSHPGRVRSEAAYATLAGAAPIPVASGRTDRHRLNRGGDRTLNSALHTIALTRRRIHPETRDYINRRRAQGRTTREINRCLKRYIARQLYRTITTHHRTP from the coding sequence ATGGCACAGATCGTAGAGCGGGTCACGGATCGCTATGACGTGGTGGTGGGGGTGGACACCCATACCGACACGCACACCGCTGCCGTGCTCGACCGGTTCGGGGCGGTGCTGGCGCAGGTCACCGTGTCCACCGACCCGGACGGGTTGAGCCAGCTGGTGGCCTTCGCCGCCGCGCACACCCCGCCGGACGGGCGCCGGTTGTGGGCGGTAGAGGGCACCCGGGCGCACGGTCAGGGACTGTGCCGGCTGTTGAGCGCTGCCGGTGAACCGGTCTGCGAGGCACCCAAACCCGCCCCGGCGGCCCGCCGCCGGGGCGGGAAGTCCGATCAACTCGACGCGGTCGCCGCCGCCCACGCGGTGCTGGCACTGTCCACCGACCATATCGCTGTGCCCCGCAGCGACGGACCACGCGAAGCGCTGCGTCTGCTGCTGGTCTGCCGCCGCCACCACAGCGACACGCGCACCGCCACGGTCAACCTGGTCAAAGCGCTGATCCTGACCGCCGACGACGCCCTGCGCCACGCCCTACGCGGGCTGAGCACCACCCACCAGATCGCCCGCCTGGCCGCCCTCGACCTACCCGAGAGCACCCACCTGCCCACCGAGGAACACACCCGCCGCCGCGAACTGGGCACCCTCGCCCGTCACATCCACACCCTCGACGCCGCACTGGCCGACAACCACCGACGCCTCCGCGCCCTCGTCACCGAACTCTGCCCACCCCTGCTCGACCAACCCGGAGTCGGACCCGTCACCGCCGCGATCGCCCTCACCGCCTGGTCACACCCCGGCCGCGTCCGCTCCGAAGCCGCCTACGCCACCCTCGCCGGCGCCGCCCCCATACCCGTCGCCAGCGGCCGCACCGACCGACACCGCCTCAACCGCGGCGGCGACAGAACCCTCAACAGCGCCCTACACACCATCGCCCTGACCCGCCGCCGCATCCACCCCGAAACCCGCGACTACATCAACCGACGCCGCGCCCAAGGCCGCACCACCAGAGAAATCAACCGCTGCCTCAAGCGCTACATCGCCCGACAGCTCTACCGCACCATCACCACCCACCACCGCACCCCTTGA
- a CDS encoding alpha/beta fold hydrolase, which produces MATFVLVPGFWLGAWAWRDVTVALRSQGHEVHPMTLTGVAERDHLAGPEVSLDTHTTDIVRLLEVEDLRDVLLVGHSGGGMPAAQAADRAPDRIARVVYVESGPLPDGTAQFDTLPPEEQQRLRAAIGTGHLLPPPAWDPAADPTNLAGLDEPTLALLRSRTTPHPLRAATDPVRRTGGRPVPTALVASTFPLDVVRQMIRQEHPFFTGLADGQLHELPTGHWPMLSEPKALADVLDLIARS; this is translated from the coding sequence ATGGCGACATTCGTGCTGGTACCGGGATTCTGGCTGGGTGCCTGGGCGTGGCGGGACGTGACCGTCGCGCTGCGGTCGCAGGGGCACGAGGTCCATCCGATGACACTGACCGGGGTGGCCGAACGCGACCACCTCGCCGGGCCGGAGGTCAGCCTCGACACGCACACCACCGACATCGTCCGGTTGCTCGAGGTCGAGGACCTGCGCGACGTCCTGCTGGTCGGACACTCCGGCGGCGGGATGCCGGCCGCCCAGGCGGCGGACCGCGCCCCGGACCGGATCGCCCGGGTCGTCTACGTGGAGAGTGGGCCGTTGCCGGACGGCACGGCGCAGTTCGACACGCTGCCGCCGGAGGAGCAGCAGCGGTTGCGCGCCGCGATCGGCACCGGGCACCTGCTGCCGCCGCCGGCCTGGGACCCGGCCGCCGACCCGACCAACCTGGCCGGCCTGGACGAGCCCACGCTCGCGTTGCTGCGCAGCCGGACCACCCCGCATCCGCTGCGGGCCGCCACCGACCCGGTGCGACGCACCGGTGGACGCCCGGTGCCGACCGCGCTGGTCGCCAGTACCTTCCCGCTGGACGTGGTGCGACAGATGATCCGACAGGAGCATCCGTTCTTCACCGGCCTGGCCGACGGCCAACTGCACGAACTGCCCACCGGGCACTGGCCGATGCTCAGCGAGCCGAAGGCGCTGGCCGACGTCCTCGACCTGATCGCCCGCAGCTGA